The genomic interval actctttttttttttttttgataagttacaATAGAAGGAAGAAATTAAAGCAAATATCGGACATTTCATTGATTTTGGTTTTAGTACCACCAAAGATGGACTAGGCCTTGCATGATGAGTGCGTGGAAAGGAAGACTCAAGGACGATATAAAGTGCATACCTGCCAACAGCATCATACGTGCCAGCAAGATTGCTATAAACCCCAAGCGTGTCAGGATGATATGGTCCGCACTCTTGTTCCAAAACACTCCTGGCTTCTTCAAATAACTCTGCAGCCTCATTTATAGCATAACGCTGCACACAAGCAAGGCCCATTTGGTTGAGAGCAATTCCAAATAAGGCAGATTTCTTCTCGCCACTTGCACGAAGCTTTGAGATGGCATTCTTGAAGGAGTTGTAAGAATCAGAATAATTCCCCAACATGTAGTACATGACCCCCATCTGGGCTTCAATGCTGGCGATTGTACTTTGCTGACCAGGGGCATCATTATATATCTTCAATGCCTTCTGTAGCAATTTGAGTGCCTGCTCAAGCTCATCCATTGATTCATAGATAGCAGAAACATCAGTGAGTCCACTTGCAATCTCCTCTGGAGGGACCTCAAGGATGGGCTTTTCATAAATCCGGAGGGCATTTTCACAGTATGATTTTGATTCCTTTAGTTTACCTGTCTTGTTATACAAGTCAGCCAGACGGACAAAGACTGAACCAACAGCTGGATGATTCTCTCCTTTGGTGGTCTTGAAAACTGTGAGTGCTTTCTGATAAGCAAAAACAGCTTCATCATACCGAGACAAAGATAAGTAGCTATCCCCAATGCTGCAATCGACAGAAGCCACTTCCGCTTCCTGGCCATTTGCCACCATAGCCATGCTGGCTAAAACAAGGTGCTCGAGTGCAGCCTCATGATCTCCTTTTGTTTCACATATAAGACCCATGAGCCTCCTGTCCGCTGCCTCTTCAAGAGAAACAGGCGAACCATTGTCTTTATGAATGTCTAGTGCCATTTGACAAAGCCTCTCAGCCTCATCAAAGTGCAATGCTTGAACGTGAGCCTCAGCCAAATACCTACAAGTCTCACCAACTCTTGGGTCAATTTCTCCCAGAACCTGTCTCTGGACTTCCAATCCCGTTGTGTAACACATTATTGAATTCTCCAGCTGGCCAAGCATTGCATAAGTATCACCGAGTTGCATCTGACCCGCAAATTTAGCAAGAGCATGCTCTTGACCTTCCTCAATTGCTGGAATCTCAATTGAACGCTCAAGAACTGGAATTGCCTCACTGTACTGGCCTAAGCTGCAGTATATTGCAGCGGTAACATGCAAACACATGACCAATTCTAAACTGGGTTTCCCGTTTCCACATATTTCAAATGATTTTGCTGCCCGAAGTGCTAATTCAAGGGCTTTCTGGGGATTATCCCCTGAAGAAATCAACTCCCTTGCTTGCTTAAGCAAGAAGGGTCCCAGATCTGGATTTGCTAATTCTGATTCAGTAGAATCCTGAGGTCCATTCTGTAACTTAGACCCTCCCAAAGTCGAGGTTTGCTGCTTCTTCAGGGGAGTGACAcctgtgttttgttttttcaaactcttattGTTCCGCTTCTCAGTAGGCGGTTTCTCGGGACTTTTTCCCTTAGTATTAGATTTTGATGATGTTTCAGATTTCAACTGCAAGCGAGAGGATTTCTTGGAATGCCCTGGAGAAACAGACTTCGTACTCGCAGACTGGATCTCCTCCATCTTCCCTGACTTCTTACCAGTAGATGAACTTCCCTTCTTAGGGGAAGAATTGCTCCGAGAATCATTGCCTGGCTTATCAACTACCTCTTCTTCGATTATCTCCACCTCCTTCATCTCCCCTCCTACTAGATGACGTAACTCTGAATCAATCCTAGACTCTTCACCATCAGATCTAAGGCTTCGCCTGGAGGGTGATTGATCAGAACTTTGCATGTCACATACATTTTCATAAAGCTGCTCAATCGAGGTCTCAACAACCCCGTCAACAGGGAGATCGGTAACCGCATTCTGAGGGCTTTGACTCGTAGTACTCTCCAGCAACTTATTTTCAACTAAGTTTTCCTTGACAGGTGTAGAATTTCCATTCGGTTCATTCACGACCTCTTCTTCATTAACTTCTTCCATAACAATGCCAGGCATTTCAACTAAATTTTCCTTAATAGGTGTAGAATTTCCATTCACTTCATTCACGACCTTTTCTTCATTAATTTCTTCCATAACAATGCCAGGCATCTTTATGCACCCAAAGGGAGAAGAAGGttgataatgaataaataatctACAACAAATGGTCCACCTATAGAACACGTTCAATCAAACAACTGTCATATCAGATCCAACCAACAAAGCactacatttataaaaatttccattttcacacacaca from Juglans regia cultivar Chandler chromosome 2, Walnut 2.0, whole genome shotgun sequence carries:
- the LOC108991469 gene encoding protein KINESIN LIGHT CHAIN-RELATED 3; this translates as MPGIVMEEINEEKVVNEVNGNSTPIKENLVEMPGIVMEEVNEEEVVNEPNGNSTPVKENLVENKLLESTTSQSPQNAVTDLPVDGVVETSIEQLYENVCDMQSSDQSPSRRSLRSDGEESRIDSELRHLVGGEMKEVEIIEEEVVDKPGNDSRSNSSPKKGSSSTGKKSGKMEEIQSASTKSVSPGHSKKSSRLQLKSETSSKSNTKGKSPEKPPTEKRNNKSLKKQNTGVTPLKKQQTSTLGGSKLQNGPQDSTESELANPDLGPFLLKQARELISSGDNPQKALELALRAAKSFEICGNGKPSLELVMCLHVTAAIYCSLGQYSEAIPVLERSIEIPAIEEGQEHALAKFAGQMQLGDTYAMLGQLENSIMCYTTGLEVQRQVLGEIDPRVGETCRYLAEAHVQALHFDEAERLCQMALDIHKDNGSPVSLEEAADRRLMGLICETKGDHEAALEHLVLASMAMVANGQEAEVASVDCSIGDSYLSLSRYDEAVFAYQKALTVFKTTKGENHPAVGSVFVRLADLYNKTGKLKESKSYCENALRIYEKPILEVPPEEIASGLTDVSAIYESMDELEQALKLLQKALKIYNDAPGQQSTIASIEAQMGVMYYMLGNYSDSYNSFKNAISKLRASGEKKSALFGIALNQMGLACVQRYAINEAAELFEEARSVLEQECGPYHPDTLGVYSNLAGTYDAVGRLDDAIEILEHVVGTREEKLGTANPDVDDEKRRLAELLKEAGRARNRKARSLETLLDSNPPHNINNDCIEV